The Desmonostoc muscorum LEGE 12446 genome includes a region encoding these proteins:
- a CDS encoding DUF6887 family protein, producing the protein MNPNYEQMSFQQLRAYVVENREDIEALRFLMSKRDPNSKGYPMPLTEADMQAQMEIIRRKINGEL; encoded by the coding sequence ATGAACCCGAATTATGAGCAAATGAGTTTTCAACAATTGAGAGCTTATGTAGTGGAAAACCGCGAAGACATTGAAGCTCTACGTTTTTTGATGAGCAAACGTGATCCAAACTCTAAAGGCTATCCTATGCCTTTAACAGAAGCCGATATGCAAGCCCAGATGGAAATCATCAGGCGCAAGATTAACGGAGAACTTTGA
- a CDS encoding photosystem II protein, Psb35-related, whose protein sequence is MTILIALVVVGWVAASVLGSLAYFLGEQSKPIHERNWRSESFEKLAKSFTGLDIDYTNRTPAYAIDAYASRNLPQ, encoded by the coding sequence ATGACTATCTTAATTGCATTAGTAGTTGTGGGTTGGGTAGCTGCTTCAGTTTTAGGCTCTTTGGCTTATTTCCTGGGAGAACAGAGCAAGCCTATCCACGAGCGTAACTGGCGTTCTGAGTCTTTTGAAAAGTTGGCTAAATCTTTCACTGGCCTGGATATAGACTACACAAATCGCACTCCTGCATATGCGATAGATGCTTACGCCAGCCGCAACCTGCCCCAATAG